A genomic segment from Candidatus Thorarchaeota archaeon encodes:
- a CDS encoding M20/M25/M40 family metallo-hydrolase, with amino-acid sequence MREVLDDAVGLLQEMIRNRCVNPPGDEMRNIRTVEKYLDSQGIQSEVFESSPNRGNLLAEIRGDTSAPSLMLGPAHVDVVPVQDESRWRYPPFGGVVEEGCVWGRGALDMLYIVAAQTVAFAHLHNDGFRPKGTLKLLIVSDEECAGEAGALWMIKHHPERVKVDYLVTEPGGEPVAHDRAVLWYGEKGTAWTRLTFTGTEGHGSMPFGVPNAITRMAEGVKRLAAYQPARTSQFLKPLVGGMEVGRVSRLMVSNSHTLGLSLKLLSKRNPALARFLHALSQMTISPNVCAGGTKTNVIPGRAKVDLDIRILPGQDEEYVRSQIVTALGELAQDVTIERVPIDQGGDFSPGSMSSLETPLVTIMQEVVSELTGGASRLVPMILTGATDSRFFRRAFGTNSYGFALHSEEIGISEILRLPHGDNERVPLRTLELTIKAYYLLAQRFLQP; translated from the coding sequence GTGCGTGAAGTGCTAGATGATGCAGTTGGTCTGCTTCAAGAGATGATCAGGAACCGTTGTGTAAACCCACCCGGTGATGAGATGCGAAACATCAGGACTGTAGAGAAGTATCTCGACTCACAAGGAATACAGTCTGAGGTCTTCGAGTCATCTCCAAACAGAGGTAACCTCTTAGCGGAGATAAGAGGGGACACGTCTGCTCCAAGTCTCATGCTCGGTCCTGCACACGTTGACGTCGTCCCAGTTCAAGACGAGTCAAGATGGCGCTATCCTCCCTTTGGGGGAGTAGTGGAGGAAGGCTGCGTCTGGGGACGGGGAGCTTTGGACATGCTGTACATCGTCGCCGCCCAGACTGTCGCCTTTGCGCACCTCCACAATGATGGGTTTCGACCGAAAGGAACGCTAAAGCTACTGATAGTGTCTGATGAGGAGTGCGCGGGGGAGGCAGGTGCGCTGTGGATGATAAAGCATCATCCTGAGCGCGTCAAGGTGGACTATCTGGTCACAGAACCCGGTGGGGAACCTGTGGCCCATGACCGAGCAGTCCTGTGGTATGGAGAGAAGGGTACTGCGTGGACCAGACTGACATTCACGGGCACCGAAGGTCATGGCAGTATGCCATTCGGTGTCCCTAATGCAATCACTCGCATGGCGGAAGGAGTGAAGAGACTGGCAGCCTACCAGCCCGCTCGGACATCGCAGTTTCTGAAGCCGCTTGTTGGGGGAATGGAAGTTGGTAGAGTCTCACGACTGATGGTCTCCAACAGCCACACACTAGGACTGAGCCTCAAGTTGCTGTCCAAGCGAAATCCAGCTCTCGCCAGATTCCTGCACGCACTCTCACAGATGACAATCTCGCCGAACGTGTGCGCCGGAGGTACCAAGACAAACGTGATTCCCGGCAGGGCCAAAGTGGACCTTGACATCCGCATCTTGCCCGGACAGGACGAAGAGTATGTGCGCTCTCAGATCGTGACTGCTCTCGGAGAACTTGCTCAGGATGTGACAATTGAACGAGTGCCAATCGATCAGGGTGGTGACTTCTCTCCCGGAAGCATGAGCAGCCTTGAAACGCCTCTCGTGACCATCATGCAGGAGGTGGTCTCGGAGCTGACTGGAGGTGCGTCCAGACTCGTGCCCATGATACTCACAGGCGCCACCGATTCACGGTTCTTCCGACGTGCCTTTGGGACCAACAGCTACGGTTTCGCACTTCACTCCGAGGAGATAGGGATCAGTGAGATCCTCAGACTGCCCCATGGAGACAACGAGAGGGTACCCCTCAGGACCCTAGAGCTGACCATCAAGGCGTACTATCTTCTCGCACAGAGGTTCTTGCAGCCCTGA
- a CDS encoding PAS domain S-box protein translates to MLRIRAGLRAAIDQFFSLTALTPERKRAMHELLAAAFILFAAATLVSVCVLYFVTPPLISEADFTRLSAISIIAMVGFTVSVFLNRHGMRRMGPALFLLVVILVVLLGDNPEEVATGRSLIYFVIPIMTAGILISPRAAFGGAAASGLAVSAAGLQAGLFPSIPAITAYFALAVIMWGWGKSLEDALVALGEREQWYRFLTESARDAIIATSMDLKTTYVSPAVKSLFGYDPEEVTGRAVTDFVTPESAELLAKELAATLSADTSGTYYQHEWAPLDLDAVRRDGSIAHVEVSREVMRDNEGKAVGFLAVARDVSERMAAKKQLERAYSLASFYNNILAHDLSAMLQSTVMGIELTLTSSALPKHYRGHLEDALAQAQACASLVQNVRKHSRLIEERPQLVRTDPSVALTSAIERVKRSYPGRDIDIRVSMKSQNLSVMADEFLEELLFNLLHNSVKADTHSSVVIDVAVSRTEHGQALITVDDHGSGMDDEMKKSVMSVESTGSTQHGLGLRLVSQIVQRYGGTFSFADRVAGDHTQGTRAIVQIPLAPQKEVS, encoded by the coding sequence ATGCTACGGATACGAGCAGGTCTACGCGCAGCGATAGATCAGTTCTTTTCGCTGACCGCACTGACGCCAGAGAGGAAGCGGGCCATGCACGAACTCTTGGCTGCGGCTTTCATCCTCTTCGCTGCAGCGACACTCGTGTCTGTCTGTGTACTGTACTTCGTGACACCACCCCTGATATCAGAAGCCGACTTCACTCGACTGTCTGCGATATCCATCATCGCCATGGTTGGATTCACTGTGTCGGTGTTTCTTAATCGACATGGGATGAGGCGAATGGGACCAGCATTGTTCCTCCTTGTGGTCATCCTAGTCGTGTTGCTGGGTGACAATCCGGAAGAGGTTGCAACTGGAAGGTCTCTAATCTACTTTGTAATCCCTATAATGACAGCTGGCATTCTCATCTCTCCTCGGGCCGCCTTTGGTGGCGCAGCGGCATCAGGATTGGCCGTGTCCGCCGCGGGTCTTCAGGCTGGACTCTTCCCGAGCATTCCCGCAATCACAGCCTACTTTGCGCTGGCGGTGATCATGTGGGGCTGGGGGAAGAGCCTAGAGGATGCGCTGGTGGCGCTGGGGGAAAGAGAGCAATGGTATCGCTTTCTGACGGAAAGTGCTAGGGACGCCATCATCGCTACGAGCATGGACCTGAAAACAACCTACGTGAGCCCTGCCGTGAAGTCGCTGTTTGGATACGATCCAGAAGAGGTCACGGGCCGAGCAGTGACAGACTTTGTGACCCCCGAGTCGGCTGAGCTTCTCGCTAAGGAGCTAGCAGCAACTCTGTCAGCTGACACCTCAGGGACGTACTATCAGCATGAATGGGCACCATTGGACCTTGACGCAGTCCGGCGCGATGGAAGCATCGCCCACGTGGAGGTGTCAAGAGAAGTGATGCGCGACAACGAAGGCAAGGCTGTCGGATTTCTTGCTGTCGCCCGAGACGTCTCAGAACGAATGGCTGCGAAGAAACAGCTAGAGCGGGCGTACTCTCTCGCCTCATTCTACAACAACATTCTTGCACACGATCTGTCTGCAATGCTGCAGTCGACGGTCATGGGAATCGAGCTCACGCTGACATCAAGTGCTCTCCCAAAGCACTATCGAGGACACCTCGAGGACGCTCTGGCTCAGGCCCAAGCCTGTGCGTCGCTGGTGCAGAACGTGCGTAAACACTCTCGTCTGATTGAGGAGCGTCCGCAATTGGTTCGGACCGACCCTTCTGTGGCACTGACCAGTGCGATAGAGCGGGTGAAGCGGAGCTATCCGGGAAGAGACATAGACATCCGTGTAAGCATGAAGTCTCAGAATCTCTCGGTGATGGCGGACGAGTTTCTTGAGGAGCTGCTGTTTAATCTCCTGCACAACTCAGTGAAGGCTGACACTCACTCTTCTGTCGTCATAGATGTCGCGGTGAGTAGGACGGAGCATGGTCAGGCGTTAATCACAGTAGACGACCATGGCAGCGGCATGGACGATGAAATGAAGAAGTCGGTCATGAGCGTTGAAAGCACAGGGTCTACACAACATGGACTGGGTTTGCGTCTTGTCAGTCAGATTGTTCAGAGATATGGCGGGACATTCTCCTTTGCTGACAGAGTCGCCGGGGACCACACTCAGGGCACAAGGGCTATAGTGCAGATCCCTCTGGCACCGCAGAAGGAGGTCTCTTAG
- a CDS encoding MFS transporter has translation MSSDSFTSSPENVWRDRYLAIQGLFYFAQGVAMGALLFFPAFLDTLLISPFERIVIQAVIWLPWYLKIAFGLLSDNLPIGRFGRRKPYVFMAGVLGIIGWVTLPMHQAFGPLVVVSGILASFGTSMSDATIDALAVDITPARRRGAMQGASWGSRGIGFGISAIAVGLLAEGGQWVIIYSVPGVVVSFSCFLILLFKENPLPPDFKRVSMSVYSSVFRQKNVLICLLFQLFAGAGIAILALMQTLLQEGLGFDQITIGIVFAFFSVGMFLGAVVFGVLGDKLSVRVTLPSLTVAYAIVILAILIMDTANTTMVTAFFCIVGVVNGGYEATQMRISMDNSPVVVSGTVYNLYNSVSNVGQLAIGAIAIAALVEVIGDYRIGWQLAIVFLVIALVVGLRLLRTQESVDTPEPGLPLAP, from the coding sequence ATGTCCTCTGACTCCTTCACTTCGTCTCCCGAGAATGTCTGGAGAGACCGCTACCTGGCAATACAGGGTCTCTTCTACTTTGCACAGGGTGTCGCCATGGGTGCGCTGCTGTTCTTCCCCGCATTCCTTGACACTTTGCTCATCTCTCCCTTTGAGAGAATCGTGATTCAGGCCGTGATATGGCTCCCATGGTATCTCAAGATTGCATTCGGGCTCCTCTCTGACAACTTGCCAATTGGGCGATTTGGAAGAAGAAAGCCCTATGTGTTTATGGCTGGGGTGCTTGGCATCATCGGCTGGGTCACCCTCCCCATGCACCAAGCCTTCGGCCCCCTCGTCGTCGTCTCAGGAATCCTTGCGTCCTTTGGTACAAGCATGAGCGACGCGACAATCGACGCACTTGCCGTCGACATCACACCGGCAAGACGGAGAGGGGCTATGCAGGGCGCCTCTTGGGGTTCGCGAGGAATCGGCTTCGGCATCTCCGCCATAGCCGTAGGTCTTCTTGCGGAAGGAGGTCAGTGGGTCATCATCTACTCAGTGCCCGGAGTGGTAGTCAGCTTCTCGTGCTTCCTCATCCTTCTCTTCAAGGAGAACCCACTCCCGCCAGATTTCAAACGCGTGAGCATGTCTGTGTACTCCAGTGTCTTCAGACAGAAGAACGTCCTCATCTGCTTGCTCTTTCAGCTGTTCGCGGGAGCAGGTATCGCGATTCTTGCACTCATGCAGACACTGCTTCAAGAGGGTCTTGGTTTCGACCAGATCACGATTGGGATCGTCTTTGCCTTCTTCTCCGTTGGCATGTTTCTTGGTGCGGTAGTGTTCGGTGTGCTGGGGGACAAGTTGTCAGTGAGAGTCACTCTGCCATCTCTGACAGTTGCCTATGCCATAGTGATATTGGCCATTCTGATCATGGACACCGCGAACACCACAATGGTCACAGCGTTCTTCTGCATCGTAGGAGTCGTCAATGGCGGGTACGAGGCAACGCAGATGCGAATCTCTATGGATAACTCGCCTGTCGTTGTCTCCGGGACGGTCTACAACCTCTACAACTCCGTTTCGAATGTCGGGCAGCTTGCCATTGGTGCAATCGCGATAGCAGCACTAGTAGAGGTCATCGGAGACTATCGAATAGGCTGGCAGCTTGCAATTGTCTTCCTGGTGATAGCGCTGGTCGTGGGTCTGAGACTGCTCAGGACGCAGGAGTCTGTGGACACTCCCGAGCCGGGACTCCCTCTTGCTCCCTAG
- a CDS encoding GTP-binding protein, protein MDSYIYKVCVVGDPGVGKSATVLMWSSGSFHQEYQLTVGVQHFTRSLNISSNAGVLSVKLILWDIGGQATFKMIRPMFYKAARGVVVMFDLTNRASFEGVTNWIREADSSIGRRVPIVLVGNKADLPSQVTIDEVKRLAQQIGAVPVVSSAKTGSNVADIFQIVAEMISQENETLTTAAEMHPARTISAGS, encoded by the coding sequence GTGGACTCATACATCTACAAGGTGTGCGTCGTTGGCGACCCAGGGGTCGGAAAGAGCGCGACCGTTCTCATGTGGTCGTCCGGGTCGTTTCACCAGGAGTATCAGCTGACTGTGGGAGTGCAGCACTTTACAAGGAGCCTCAACATATCCAGCAACGCGGGTGTCCTGAGCGTGAAACTGATTCTGTGGGACATCGGCGGACAGGCGACCTTCAAGATGATTCGGCCGATGTTCTACAAGGCTGCACGAGGGGTGGTTGTCATGTTTGACCTGACCAACAGAGCTTCCTTCGAGGGTGTCACCAACTGGATTCGAGAGGCTGACTCGAGCATTGGGCGAAGGGTGCCAATCGTTCTGGTAGGCAACAAGGCGGACCTTCCATCCCAGGTCACAATCGACGAGGTGAAGCGTCTTGCTCAACAGATTGGCGCAGTGCCTGTTGTGTCAAGCGCCAAGACAGGGTCTAATGTAGCAGACATATTCCAGATCGTGGCGGAGATGATTAGCCAAGAGAACGAGACCCTGACAACGGCTGCCGAAATGCATCCCGCTCGCACTATCAGCGCTGGAAGCTAA